In Crinalium epipsammum PCC 9333, the genomic window AATCAGAGAACCATTTTCAAGGTTCAGCGAAGCAACTAACATATTTAGTAGACTCACTTTGCCAAGATAGCTGGAAAGATTATTTAAACCAGCCAGAGTACAAACTCCAACTTGAAAAAACTACTAATAATTCTGATGAACATATCTTCAAGTGTTATGCAAAGCTGCTAAAACATGGAGAAATTGTCGCTAGTGCTTATGGCGGATCAAGAAATTATGAGCTTCTTAGCGTATATGTAGATAAATTCATACAGCTTCTGGAAAAATCTAATTTCAAACCAGATGATCATAATGACACGCCTCCAAATATTGCTTTTATTATTTCTCCAGCGCAATGTTCTTCTTTTATTAAAAATAAGCTAATATCGAAAAAAATTCAGTTGATCAATTCATCTGAAATTACAATGAATACGGTTACCTCAAATTCTTCTGTCTCAACTCAGGAATTAGTTCCCGAAAATAAATCATCTATTGATATCAATATGGCTAATCACGATGCTTTAATTAAGGTTTTTAAAAATACAAACATTGGCAGAAGCATTATCAGTAAAATAATTGATTCTCGACCCTATAAGGATATAGAGGATTTATTTTCTAAAGTTAAAGGTATCGGAGTAGAACGCCGAAAAACACTCCAAGACAAACTCAATAGAAATGAAATATGTTTCCGAATAGGAGTTTTTATTAGCTATAACAGTAAAGATAAATCTGAAGTAGAGAAAATCATAAGTAACCTAAAAGAAAATAAAATTTCCTACTGGATAGATGAGGAAATTTTAGGTGGTGAAGAAATACGGAAAAAACTGGAAGAAGTAATTAAAGATGATAACCTTTGGGCAGCAGCCATATTTTACGGTAATAATGGCCCTGGCCGTTGGCAGGATGTAGAAATCAGTGCTTTATTTCGTAAATACTTAAAAAATGACCATCCAGTTATTCCTGTAGTTCTTAAAAGTTGTAAAAGTGATCCGCAAATATCACCTTTCCTTGAAAACCATAAATATGTTGATTTTCGGAAGAGAAGCCAAGACCAATATGATTTTTTGGTTCGTAGCATAAAACGTGAATAGGCATAATTTGTTTTAATATTTTTATAAAAGTTTTAGAAATTAAGAACTGCTAGGACTTTTTAGCTAGCTCTTAAAATTATTAGTGTAATTGCCAGAATTATTAAGTAAGGAAGATTCGCCCAAGATGCTAAAGTATTTAAGTAGAACTGCACAGCTTCCTTTCTAGACAATCGTTCTAAGGCTATAAAGTTTCCCTTAAAAATTTGAAACTTGTCTAATGATTCATTATTAAAGCCACATAGAATTTCGGTTAATTGGTTAAAGTTATATCGAAAGCGTTTTTCTAGGTATAAGTAATACCCGTCAAAAAAACCCAGTAGTGTATAAGAAATAAAAGCTAAGACAAATAAAGACTTTGTTTTATTTGTAAAACCGAATCCTAATAGTGTTGTCCAAAGTGTTAGTCCTAGTTGCTTAATAGTAAGTGAGTTGCTTGCCATACGGCTAATTATCGCTTGCAGCATCTCACTTTGTTTAATTAAAAAATCTCGATTTTCTGCAATTAATTTGCGGTTATCCATAGATATTACTCCCTACTATATCGTGCGGCAGATTGTAATTATGCAAACGTCTTATGCTTGCATTTGACGACTGCCTTCATAATGAATAGCACGATTAGCACCCATCATTCCATCAGTTATTATGTGAACTCCAATGCGTTGATAAAAGAACATCTCTAATACTCATAGTACTGCTTTTGTTCGTTACGGCAAAGCATCCACAGTGGTTCTCTGTTTAAATTGTTTTAATCACACATTCGTAATATTGAGAGGCTAAATGGAAAATGTCGCTTGGTTGGATCTAGCATTAGGAGGATTAGCCCTAGTTATTTTGATTAGTGGGCTAGTAATGTTGTTAAGCGGCGTTTCTGCTTTGGGTAATAATAAGGATAAGTAGCGATCGCTCACGCCTCAATTTCCCAATCCTCAACCTGCAAATCCTCAACCCGCTCAAATTCCCGCGTATTGTGAGTTACCAGGGTTAAATTATTTACCAGGGCGATCGCTATTATGGTTAAATATCCCCAAAAGAAACCATGATGAAATGGCGTGTTGTGCTTGAAGCTGATGCTGAAACGGGAGATTGGTCTGTTTGGTGTCCAGAATTACCAGGTTGTGTTTCGGCTCTTTGAAACCGAAGAAGAAGCCTTAGAAAATATTCGTGAAGCGATTACGTGCTTCGCACAGGCTACGCCAACGCACTTTATCTTAAGCATCACCGATGATTGATTTTACCGTATGGGATAGCTTGCTGCACCAGTATGTTGACGAGCTTGGTCGAGTCGATTATCATGCCTGGAAAACACAGCAGCCTCGGACGTTAGCAAATTGGCTATCTACTCTGGAATCATGTGACGACATCACCCCTGAATTGACTCGTAATCAGCAATTAGCCTTGTGGATTAATCTCTACAACGCATTTACAATTTATACAATTCTAGAACGCTATCCTCTGGCTTCAATTCGACCTGTAGTGCTAGGAATTCCCAACTGGATTGCGTTTTTGTGGTTCTTTCAAAGGCGCGTGTACCGCTTCTCAAATCAAACTTATAGTCTGGGTCAAATTGAGAACCAAAAGCTGCGATCGCAGTTACAAGATCCACGCATTCATTTTGCCCTCGTTTGTGCCTCTATTGGTTGTCCACTACTACGAAATGAG contains:
- a CDS encoding DUF547 domain-containing protein is translated as MIDFTVWDSLLHQYVDELGRVDYHAWKTQQPRTLANWLSTLESCDDITPELTRNQQLALWINLYNAFTIYTILERYPLASIRPVVLGIPNWIAFLWFFQRRVYRFSNQTYSLGQIENQKLRSQLQDPRIHFALVCASIGCPLLRNEAYAPEKVIEQLESDAERFVNNPEKVRYDAETQTLYCSKIFKWYRQDFLKVADSIPDYIRSYLKPNAPLSASTSIAYLDYDWSLNQRISS